The window TTTTGAGGGAATCGCCTTTCTTGATGTTGCCTTTCAGCAGTTCTTCGGAGAGACGGTCTTCAATATGCTTCTGAATCGCACGGCGGAGCGGACGTGCACCAAATGCCGGATCATAGCCCTCTTTGGCCAGGAAGGCTTTACCGCCATCCGTAAGCTCAAAGTCCACGTCGTACTCACGCAGCCGCTTGCGCAGCTCGTCGGACATGAGTGTAACGATCTCGGCAATATGTTTTTCCTCCAAGGAGTGGAAGACGATGATCTCGTCAATCCGGTTCAGGAACTCAGGACGGAAGCTCTTCTTCAGCTCTTCCATAACCTTGCCCTTCATGTTGCTGTAATCTGCTCCGGCATCCTGTACAGCGGTAAACCCGAGCGTTGAATTCTTCTTGATCGCCTGTGCCCCTACGTTCGAAGTCAGGATAATCAAAGTGTTGCGGAAATCGACTACGCGTCCTTTGGAATCGGTCAGACGGCCGTCTTCCAGCACCTGCAGCAGAATGTTGAATACTTCAGGGTGAGCCTTCTCGATTTCATCCAGCAATACTACGGAATAAGGCTTACGGCGTACCTTCTCAGTCAGCTGTCCGCCTTCTTCATAACCTACATATCCCGGAGGCGCCCCTACGAGACGGGATGTGGAGTGTTTCTCCATGTACTCCGACATATCGATACGGATTACCGCGTTCTCATCGCCGAACATCGCCTCAGCAAGTGCACGGGCAAGCTCGGTTTTACCTACGCCGGTTGGTCCAAGGAAGATAAAGGAGCCCATCGGACGCTTAGGGTCTTTAAGACCTGCACGTGCCCGGCGCAGCGCCCGGCTGACAGCCTTCACAGCCTCATCCTGGCCGATTACGCGTTCGTGCAGCAGAGCCTCCATGTTGAGCAGACGGTCTGTCTCCTCTTCCTTCAGCTTGCTGACCGGAATACCGGTCCAGCTGGCAACCACCTGGGCGATATCCTCCGGTGTAACCTGGGAATCGGTGCGACCTTGCTTTTCTTTCCATTGGTTCTTGGTTGTATCGAGCTCCTCACGGATTTTCTGCTCGGTATCCCGCAGTGCAGCTGCCTTCTCGAACTCCTGGCTCTGTACAGCAGAATCCTTCTCCTTGCGGATATCATCGAGGCGCATTTCCAGTTCCTTCAGATTCGGCGGAATCGTGTAAGAGTTGAGCCTTACCTTAGAGCCTGCCTCATCAATCAGGTCAATCGCTTTGTCCGGCAGGAACCGGTCTGGAATGTAGCGGTCGGACAGCTTCACAGCTTCCACGATTGCTTCATCCGTAATCTTCACCCGGTGATGGGCTTCATAACGGTCACGCAGTCCGTAAAGGATCTGCACTGCTTCCTCCGGAGAAGGCTGATCCACCGTAATCGGCTGGAAGCGGCGCTCCAAGGCTGCATCTTTTTCAATATATTTGCGGTATTCATCCAGGGTAGTGGCACCAATGCATTGCAGCTCACCACGGGCAAGAGCCGGCTTCAGGATGTTGGAGGCGTCAATCGCACCTTCCGCACCGCCTGCACCGATCAGGGTGTGCAGCTCATCGATGAAGAGCACGATGTTGCCGGCCTGACGAATTTCATCCATGATTTTTTTGAGACGGTCTTCAAACTCACCGCGGTATTTGGTTCCGGCTACGACAGATCCCATATCGAGGGTCATAACGCGTTTATCACGCAGCGTCTCCGGAATTTCATTGTTGATAATTTTTTGGGCCAGTCCTTCAGCTATCGCTGTTTTACCAACCCCAGGTTCACCGATCAGCACCGGATTGTTTTTGGTCCGGCGGCTCAGTACCTGGATTACACGTTCGATTTCTTTGCTGCGGCCGATAACCGGATCAAGGTTGCCGTCTTTAGCATAAGCGGTCAAATCGCGGGCCAGACCATCCAGCGTTGGCGTGCTGACATTAGCAGGCGTACCGCTGTGGCTTGAGGTTGCCTCACTGCTGCCCAGAAGCTGCAGTACTTGCTGGCGGGCTTTGTTGAGGCTGATACCGAGGTTGTTAAGCACGCGGGCTGCAACACCTTCGCCTTCACGGATCAGTCCGAGCAGGATATGCTCTGTTCCGACGTAAGTATGACCCAGCTTACGGGCTTCATCCATCGACAGCTCGATTACCTTCTTAGCACGTGGAGTATACGCGATGTTGGTAGGCTGCTCTTGTCCTCTGCCGATCAGCGTCTCCACTTCGTCCTGAATTTTCTCCAGACCCAGTCCCAAGCCGATTAGCGCTTTGGCGGCAATGCCGTCTCCCTCACGAATCAGTCCGAGCAAAATATGTTCTGTACCGATGTTGTTATGTCCCAAACGGACAGCTTCTTCCTGCGCCAGCGCCAGCACTTTTTGTGCGCGTTCCGTAAATCTTCCAAACATCATATCTCATGCACCTCCACGGATAATAAATATCTATAATTAATGTTGTGATCCCAGTGTCTCCCGGAGCAGCTTCGCCCGGTACATATCGCGTTCGGTGGCCGAAAGCTCGTCTCCGAACATTTTTTGCAGAAAACCAGGCTGTGTCTTGACGTTCAGCTCATTCAGCACTGAAATCGACGGCCCTTCCAGAATGCCAAGATCCACTCCAAGACGTAAATCTGAGAGCCGCTGCGCCGACTCCTTAAGCTCCATCACAGCGGCATAAGCCATGATCCCATACGAGCGTTTAATCCGGTCGGTAATCCGCAGTGCCGAATCTGTTAGCAGGCGTTCCCGGGCGTTTCGTTCATGCTCAATAATCTGGGTAACCACACTGTGAAGATTCTCAATGATTTCATTTTCCGTCTGACCCAGTGTAATCTGATTGGAAATCTGAAAGATGTTCCCTACTGCTTCGCTGCCCTCACCATAAATTCCTCTTACGGTCAGCCCCACCTGGTTCACTGCGGATAAAATCCGGTTAATCTGATGGGTCATCACGAGGGCCGGTAAATGAAGCATAACTGAAGCCCTGAGGCCGGTGCCTACATTGGTTGGACAACTGGTTAAATACCCTCTTCTATCATCAAAAGCGTAATTAACGGAAGCCTCAAAAATATCATCAATCGCCGTTGCCCTGTTCCAAGCCTCTTTCACCTGCAGGCCCGGGAATAAACACTGGATGCGGAGATGATCTTCCTCATTGATCATAATGCTGACCGACTCATCCTCGTTCAGGATAACTGCTCCGCCCCGGGAATCATTGGCCAGGTTAGGACTGATCAGATGCTTCTCCACCAGTACTTTTTTGTCCAGCTCAGTAAGCTCATCCAGCCTTAGCAGTTCAAAGGTGCCAAAACTTTCTGTTGCCTCCCCCTGAAATACAGGGGCGAGCTGTTCCAATGCTTCCTCCGCCTGTTCGGCTGAAGCCAGCAGTGGAAAAGGCAGGTGCTCCAGATTGCGGGCGATACGCATACGGCTGCTGATTACAATCTCAGAATGGCTGCCGCCGCAGCGCATCCAGTCACTAAGTGCTTGTTCGGTAAACCGGAGACTTGACATGTCGTATCCCCCCTATATATGAAAGACTTTACTCTTGTGCCATTTCTTTTTCAAGTTTGCGTATTCTGTCCCTCAGCTCGGCTGCGGTTTCGAACTCTTCATGCATGATGCTTTCCTGCAGCTCGTGCTTCAACTCATCGATTTGCCGTTTACACATAATCTGTGCACCGGCCCGCTTCGGCAGCTTACCTACATGCGCGGTACTGCCATGAACCCTCCTAAAGAGCGGGTCCAGCGTGCTGTCAAAATATTTATAACATGAGCTGCAGCCGAAACGTCCAAGCTTGCTGAACTGGGAATACGTCATACCGCAATTCTCGCAATGCAAACCTTGGACATTCTTAGTCGCTGCTGACTTCTCCTTGCCGGCCCCTTCAAGATCAAGCAGGCCGGACAACAGGCTGTGTATCGAGAAACCTCCCGCCGTTCCGGGAATCAGTTCCCCCTTCTCACGTGCACAGCTTTCACAAATATGAAATTCCGTCTTCTCTCCACTCACAATTTTAGTGAAATGTAGGGTTGCCGGTTTGACGCCGCATTCCTGGCAAAGCATAAGCGGAGTCCCTCCCTTATGATGACAATTATTTGCCCAACAAAGAGATTAGCATGGCCTTCATAATCTTGGCACGAATCTCATCCCGGTACGGCAGATGAACCGTCAGGCATTCCCGGGAAACAGCGGCGCGCATGAGGCACGCTTCACGCTTGCTTAGAAAGCGGGCTTCCTCAAGCTGATAAATCAGCCCTTCGGCGGAATTCTGATCAATATCATTTCCTATTGTAGATTTGAGATGAGCATACAGCGCCACATTCTGGGGCAGCTCAAAACGCTGAATCCGGATATAACCTCCGCCGCCGCGCTTACTCTCCACCACATAGCCCTTTTCCAAAGTAAAGCGTGTACTGATGACATAATTGATCTGTGACGGCACGCATGAGAATTGGTCCGCCAGATCATTGCGCTGGATTTCCACCGTACCTTCGGGACTTTCATGCAAAATATTCTTCAGATATTGTTCGATAATATCAGAGATATTACGCATCACTCATCCTCCAGTGTTTAATGCTGTATTGTACGTCCTGCTGTGAATCCGTCCGGAGTGATCTCTAATGAACTTAACCCAAGAGCGAAAGCACGAATCCATGCTGACCGGCTGCAAAAGAATACCAACTGCGTGCAATCATGCACCCGACAATTAAGCAGTTCAACCATCGACTCCGGTAACTTCAACTAATAAAGCTTAAAATAAAGCTTCCGCGGGTTCGTTGACTTTGACTTTCTTTGACTTTTTTCATATTATAACATATTTTCACTGAATTCCAAGTGGTTACTCTTATTTTTTACTTTTTACCGCCATTGTATTCGGACATCCCCTGGTACATCCAGTATTTTTATATGTAAAATAAAGCTCTACCCGCTTAGAAGCATAAGGTAGAGCTTGGCAGCAATCAGAAAAAGTCGAACAAAGCTGTCTTCGCCTGCGGTGTTATCTCCTCCAGCCACTTCACGGCTTCCGCACTTCCGGATATCCTTCCGTACCGGGCCAGCTCTTGGGGACGCTTATATCCCATTAACAGCACCGTCAGTGTGCCAATACTGCAGCTCAGGTCAGCTTGCATGTCTGTTGAGTCTGAACGAGTAAGCGAACCAGCCCCCTGATGGTTCACTGTCCACTCCCATACCCCCTCGTTCCATGGGGCCTGCTCATCTTGAATATATACGGTGTGCTTCACCGTTTCTGTTAACTTATTGAAAGAAAATGCTTCCACAAAAGCCTGGGCATTTACGATCCGCGCCATGAAATAAGGATAATTCTCCTGCGGAATTCGAGGATCCGGCAGCAAAAACGGCAGGATATCATCGGATGGCACCAGCTTCAGCTCCGCACCGGTGACCATTGAATCGTGGTTAGCAAGAAAAGTCCATAATCCCCGGCGCGCCTTCTCATTCAAAAAGACAAACTCATCGATAACCAATTGATTATTCTCCAGCTTATACAGCACATACCCTTCCGCTTCACCCTGCTCTGAAAAAAACACACCGTGATGCGTATCCTTATCCAGCACATTATTCTGCCACCATTCCTTGGTTCGCAGCAACGTGCCGCTGTATTGGGCAGCGAACTGATTATACAACTGGTCCAATACTTCCAGATTTGCGCTATCCCGCCGGACGCTGCCCTCGATGTCCGTTTTTAACGGGAATTTAGCCACGGGAATCGTGTATTTCTTATACTCACAGTAAATCTCCCAACCGAACTTACGGTAAAAGGGAATCAGAAACGGATGCAACATCGATAACGTCTGCCCGTTCTCATTCATTACTTGCAGAATATGCTTCAAAAGCTTAGCAACATAGCCTTGTCTGCGATTCTCCGGCCAAGTTGCTACTCCGGCAATGCCTCCCATGGAGATTGCTTGTCCCTGAATATAAGCCTGTAGAGGAAGCAAAGTCAGCTTGGCGCTCAGTTTCCCATCCTCAAAAATCCCCCACACTCTCTCCGGCTTAAACTTCTGTTCTTGCTTTAACCGGTCTTCACCGGACACTGTATACTTAAATGCATACTCGGACAGGGTAAGACTTGGCTCGAATTCCTCTACCTGCAACTGTCTTATTTCCACTCGGCTCACCTCATCAACATGAATTTGGTACTTAATTTGAGTATATCAAGTCAAGAATTAGTATGCTAATTTGGAGCAGAAATAAAAGAATTCAAGTGAGTTATCCACAGCTTAAAGCACAGCAACACGAAAAGCCGGAAAGAATTCTTCCCGGCCCAAAAAACTTATCCACTGTTTTGCAAACGCTATCCACAAAATCCACTTTTTATCCACAAAATCCGTGTATTACTTGGAGTTTTGCTTGACGAATCCACAATAATATGTCCATCATCCACATAAACAAGGGATTGCTTTCTGCAAAAATTATATCCACATGTGCGTAATTTTTCAGCAACTCCTGAAAATTATCCACAAGTTTTCCACAGCCCTGCACAAATCAAAAAAGCCATTGTCAATGACTCAACAATGGCTTCATGTGCTTGGCGGCGTCCTACTCTCCCAGGACCCTTCGGTCCAAGTACCATCGGCGCTGGAAGGCTTAACGGTCGTGTTCGGGATGGGTACGCGTGGAACCCTTCCGCTATCGCCACCAAACGGGCATTTACTGCGTAAATGCTTCAGGAACCTTAATTCCTGAAAACTGAATCCGAAACGAATCTGCGTTCTTCGAAATTTTTGGATAAGCCCTCGACCGATTAGTATTGGTCAGCTCCATGCATTACTGCACTTCCACCTCCAACCTATCTACCTCGTCGTCTTCAAGGGGTCTTACTAATTGGGAAATCTCATCTTGAGGGGGGCTTCACGCTTAGATGCTTTCAGCGCTTATCCCGTCCGTACGTAGCTACCCAGCCATGCTTCTGGCGAAACAACTGGTGCACCAGCGGTACGTCCATCCCGGTCCTCTCGTACTAAGGACAGCTCCTCTCAAATTTCCTGCGCCCACGACAGATAGGGACCGAACTGTCTCACGACGTTCTGAACCCAGCTCGCGTACCGCTTTAATGGGCGAACAGCCCAACCCTTGGGACCTACTTCAGCCCCAGGATGCGATGAGCCGACATCGAGGTGCCAAACCTCCCCGTCGATGTGGACTCTTGGGGGAGATAAGCCTGTTATCCCCAGGGTAGCTTTTATCCGTTGAGCGATGGCCCTTCCATGCGGTACCACCGGATCACTAAGTCCGACTTTCGTCCCTGCTCGACTTGTAGGTCTCGCAGTCAAGCTCCCTTATGCCTTTGCACTCTTCGAATGATTTCCAACCATTCTGAGGGAACCTTTGAACGCCTCCGTTACTCTTTAGGAGGCGACCGCCCCAGTCAAACTGCCCGCCTGACACGGTCCCCGTACCCGCTTAGGGTACCAGGTTAGAACCTAGATACGATCAGGGTGGTATCCCAACGGCGCCTCCGCAGAAGCTTGCGCTCCTGCCTCTACGGCTCCCACCTATCCTGTACAGATCGTACCCAAATTCAATATCAAGCTGCAGTAAAGCTCCATGGGGTCTTTCCGTCTTGTCGCGGGTAACCTGCATCTTCACAGGTATTAAAATTTCACCGGATCTCTCGTTGAGACAGCGCCCAAGTCGTTACGCCATTCGTGCGGGTCAGAATTTACCTGACAAGGAATTTCGCTACCTTAGGACCGTTATAGTTACGGCCGCCGTTTACTGGGGCTTCGGTTCATAGCTTCGGGTTACCCCTAACCACTCCCCTTAACCTTCCAGCACCGGGCAGGCGTCAGCCCGTATACTTCGCCTTGCGGCTTCGCACAGACCTGTGTTTTTGCTAAACAGTCGCTTGGGCCTTTTCACTGCGGCCCCCTCGGGCTATTCACCCTACCGAGGCACCCCTTCTCCCGAAGTTACGGGGTCATTTTGCCGAGTTCCTTAACGAGAGTTCTTCCGCGCGCCTTAGAATTCTCTTCTCGCCTACCTGTGTCGGTTTGCGGTACGGGCACCTTCTCCTGGCTAGAGGCTTTTCTTGGCAGTGTGAGATCATGACCTTCGCTACTATAATTTTCGCTCCCCATCACAGCCCAGCCTTACGATGTGCGGATTTGCCTACACACCAGCCTCACTGCTTAGACGGACATCCATCAGTCCGCGTCACTACCCTCCTGCGTCACCCCATCGCTCGTAGCGGATTACGGTGGTACAGTAATTTCAAACTGTTGTCCTTCGACTACGCCTTTCGGCCTCGCCTTAGGTCCCGACTTACCCTGAGCGGACGAGCCTTCCTCAGGAAACCTTGGGCTTTCGGCGGATCAGATTCTCACTGATCTTTTCGTTACTCATACCGGCATTCTCACTTGTATGCTGTCCAGCGCTCCTTACGGTACACCTTCAACCCACATACAACGCTCCCCTACCCCAGATACATACGTATCTAGCCATAGCTTCGGTGGTGTGTTTAGCCCCGTTACATTTTCGGCGCAGAGTCACTCGACCAGTGAGCTATTACGCACTCTTTCAATGGTGGCTGCTTCTAAGCCAACATCCTGGTTGTCTGTGCAACTCCACATCCTTTCCCACTTAACACACACTTGGGGACCTTAGCTGATGGTCTGGGCTGTTTCCCTTTTGACAATGGATCTTAGCACTCACTGTCTGACTCCCGGCAAGAAGTTAATGGCATTCGGAGTTTGACTGAGCTTGGTAACCCTTGCGGGCCCCGCACCCAATCAGTGCTCTACCTCCACCACTCCATTCACCGAGGCTAGCCCTAAAGCTATTTCGGGGAGAACCAGCTATCTCCGAGTTCGATTGGAATTTCTCCGCTACCCCCACCTCATCCCCGTATTTTTCAACATACGTGGGTTCGGGCCTCCAGTGCGTGTTACCGCACCTTCACCCTGGACAGGGGTAGATCACACGGTTTCGGGTCTACGTCCACATACTAAATCGCCCTATTCAGACTCGCTTTCGCTGCGGCTCCGGCTTCTCACCTTAACCTTGCATGTTAAACGTAACTCGCCGGTTCATTCTACAAAAGGCACGCCATCACCCATAGATCGGGCTCTGACTTTTTGTAAGCACACGGTTTCAGGTTCTATTTCACTCCCCTTCCGGGGTGCTTTTCACCTTTCCCTCACGGTACTGTTTCACTATCGGTCGCCAGGTAGTATTTAGCCTTAGCAGATGGTCCTGCTGGATTCATACGGGGTTTCACGTGCCCCGCACTACTCGGGATCCGTCTCGGAGAGAACACAGTTTAGGTTACAGGGCTTTTACCTCTATCGCGGGCCTTTCCAGACCTCTTCACCTACCATATTCCTTTGTAACTCCATGTGAGACGTCCCACAACCCCAAGAGGCAAGCCCCTTGGTTTAGGCTGTTCCGCGTTCGCTCGCCGCTACTGACGGAATCACTATTGTTTTCTCTTCCTCAGGGTACTTAGATGTTTCAGTTCCCCTGGTCTGCCTCTACACACCCTATGTATTCAGATGTGAGTAACTGCGAATTACCACAGCTGGGTTTCCCCATTCGGACACCCCCGGATCAAAGCTTGCTTACAGCTCCCCGAGGCAGTTTCGTTGTTCGCCACGTCCTTCGTCGGCTCCTGGCGCCTAGGCATCCTCCGTGTGCTCTTATTAGCTTAACCAATGCGTTCTCCCGAAGGAAACCGCCAGCATCGCTATAATTGAAACTTGTTTACACAAGTTCAGCTTAAAGGAATATTCTAAAACGCAAATTCGTTTCGGTATCCAGTTTTCAAGGATCAAGGCACTACGATTGATGAAGTTTGTTGGTGGAGCCAAGCGGGATCGAACCGCTGACCTCCTGCTTGCAAGGCAGGCGCTCTCCCAGCTGAGCTATGGCCCCGCAAATTCCATCAAAACCGAACAAATGGATACGCGTTAAGTATCTTGGAAGCTGAGCTTCCGATTTGAATGT of the Paenibacillus pedocola genome contains:
- the clpC gene encoding ATP-dependent protease ATP-binding subunit ClpC, whose translation is MMFGRFTERAQKVLALAQEEAVRLGHNNIGTEHILLGLIREGDGIAAKALIGLGLGLEKIQDEVETLIGRGQEQPTNIAYTPRAKKVIELSMDEARKLGHTYVGTEHILLGLIREGEGVAARVLNNLGISLNKARQQVLQLLGSSEATSSHSGTPANVSTPTLDGLARDLTAYAKDGNLDPVIGRSKEIERVIQVLSRRTKNNPVLIGEPGVGKTAIAEGLAQKIINNEIPETLRDKRVMTLDMGSVVAGTKYRGEFEDRLKKIMDEIRQAGNIVLFIDELHTLIGAGGAEGAIDASNILKPALARGELQCIGATTLDEYRKYIEKDAALERRFQPITVDQPSPEEAVQILYGLRDRYEAHHRVKITDEAIVEAVKLSDRYIPDRFLPDKAIDLIDEAGSKVRLNSYTIPPNLKELEMRLDDIRKEKDSAVQSQEFEKAAALRDTEQKIREELDTTKNQWKEKQGRTDSQVTPEDIAQVVASWTGIPVSKLKEEETDRLLNMEALLHERVIGQDEAVKAVSRALRRARAGLKDPKRPMGSFIFLGPTGVGKTELARALAEAMFGDENAVIRIDMSEYMEKHSTSRLVGAPPGYVGYEEGGQLTEKVRRKPYSVVLLDEIEKAHPEVFNILLQVLEDGRLTDSKGRVVDFRNTLIILTSNVGAQAIKKNSTLGFTAVQDAGADYSNMKGKVMEELKKSFRPEFLNRIDEIIVFHSLEEKHIAEIVTLMSDELRKRLREYDVDFELTDGGKAFLAKEGYDPAFGARPLRRAIQKHIEDRLSEELLKGNIKKGDSLKIDEVNGELVVTTVDVPAAPSLEKEVEAEQ
- a CDS encoding protein arginine kinase; this encodes MSSLRFTEQALSDWMRCGGSHSEIVISSRMRIARNLEHLPFPLLASAEQAEEALEQLAPVFQGEATESFGTFELLRLDELTELDKKVLVEKHLISPNLANDSRGGAVILNEDESVSIMINEEDHLRIQCLFPGLQVKEAWNRATAIDDIFEASVNYAFDDRRGYLTSCPTNVGTGLRASVMLHLPALVMTHQINRILSAVNQVGLTVRGIYGEGSEAVGNIFQISNQITLGQTENEIIENLHSVVTQIIEHERNARERLLTDSALRITDRIKRSYGIMAYAAVMELKESAQRLSDLRLGVDLGILEGPSISVLNELNVKTQPGFLQKMFGDELSATERDMYRAKLLRETLGSQH
- a CDS encoding UvrB/UvrC motif-containing protein — translated: MLCQECGVKPATLHFTKIVSGEKTEFHICESCAREKGELIPGTAGGFSIHSLLSGLLDLEGAGKEKSAATKNVQGLHCENCGMTYSQFSKLGRFGCSSCYKYFDSTLDPLFRRVHGSTAHVGKLPKRAGAQIMCKRQIDELKHELQESIMHEEFETAAELRDRIRKLEKEMAQE
- a CDS encoding CtsR family transcriptional regulator; amino-acid sequence: MRNISDIIEQYLKNILHESPEGTVEIQRNDLADQFSCVPSQINYVISTRFTLEKGYVVESKRGGGGYIRIQRFELPQNVALYAHLKSTIGNDIDQNSAEGLIYQLEEARFLSKREACLMRAAVSRECLTVHLPYRDEIRAKIMKAMLISLLGK
- a CDS encoding GNAT family N-acetyltransferase, with translation MEIRQLQVEEFEPSLTLSEYAFKYTVSGEDRLKQEQKFKPERVWGIFEDGKLSAKLTLLPLQAYIQGQAISMGGIAGVATWPENRRQGYVAKLLKHILQVMNENGQTLSMLHPFLIPFYRKFGWEIYCEYKKYTIPVAKFPLKTDIEGSVRRDSANLEVLDQLYNQFAAQYSGTLLRTKEWWQNNVLDKDTHHGVFFSEQGEAEGYVLYKLENNQLVIDEFVFLNEKARRGLWTFLANHDSMVTGAELKLVPSDDILPFLLPDPRIPQENYPYFMARIVNAQAFVEAFSFNKLTETVKHTVYIQDEQAPWNEGVWEWTVNHQGAGSLTRSDSTDMQADLSCSIGTLTVLLMGYKRPQELARYGRISGSAEAVKWLEEITPQAKTALFDFF